TTTCCGCTCGCCCAATTTGGCGGTGATCGAGGATATGGTGGCACGGATGAAGGCCACGACCGTTGAGATTTGCAGCGGCATGGGGCTGGAGGTCACGTTCGAGGAGGTTGGTGGGTTTGACCCGGTGACCTTCGACGAAGGCTGCGTGACCGCCATCCGTGACGCAGCCGTGCGGCTGGGCTACTCACACCGCGACGTGATTTCCGGTGCCGGGCATGACGCCTGCTGGATCAGCCGCGTGGCCCCCACGGCGATGGTGATGTGCCCCTGCGTGGGCGGTCTCAGCCATAATGAGGCCGAGGAAATATCCAAGGAATGGGCGACGGCGGGCACCGATGTTTTGATGCACGCAGTGGTGGACGCAGCGGGGGTGGAGGCCTAATCTTAGCCCTCACACCGCTTTAATCAAATGTACCCGCAACCCGGCCTAAAAGCATGAAGGCCCGCGCGGTGCGGGTGTCGGACAGGGCCGAGATATCCTGATCTGAGGCGGTCTCGGCAAAATCGCTGAACATGCGGTCAAAGCGGCGCAGGAAATGGTGACCTGCATCCCGGAAGATCGGGTCCTGCTTCATCCGCGCCGCCGTCAGCGCAAGAGACGAGCGGTCGCGAATACCGCCAAGCGCCGCAATCGCCCGGCCTCGCGCACCGCCCGCAAAGCTGCGCCAGACCTCGGGGCGGGCCATGTCAGGGCGCAGATCATCCATGTAAATCCCATCTTGGCTGAGTAGGGTCAGCACGTCCTGCGCGGCCTGCACCAAAAGGGCGGTAGGGCGGTCTTTCAGTGCCTTGCGCAGCGCATCGAACCCGGCCTTGTCATCGGCGGTCTCGGGGAAATTCAACGCACGAATGAAATCGGCACGCGACAATGGCGCGCTCAGCGCCTCGGCCGGGGTGCCAAGGGCCAGAACGACTTGACTGTCCTCATCCGGGGCGGGCGGCGGCGGGGCAAGGCGCACAGGCTCAGGCTGCCGCGAGGAGGAGAACGTGGCGAGCGTCGTTTCGGTCTTGCGTTGGGCGGCAGCGATCTCATCGAGTTTGCGTGCGACGGAAGGCTCATCCGCCGATGGGGCCACACGCTGGCTCTGTGCGACGTAGGCCTGCCGGATTGCATCAATCGCAGTCTGAAGGCGCTGGCTTTCCTCGCGCATCACCCGCGCCGACCGGGCGGCCATCGCGGCGACCCAGATCATCGCGACGGGCAAGAATATGACCAACATGGTGAGCAAGAAACCCAAAGCACCGCCGCCCGGCATGGGCGGCGCCAGAAAGAGAAAAAACGCCGACACCAGCACCAGCCAGAGACCCGAGAGGATCAACGCCGCCATCTCAACACCCGAGATCGGGCCCCGCGCGGATGTGTCGTAGATCCCAAGGGATGGGGCAGACGCCTGTTTTGGCCGCGCCTCGGGCGGTAGCTGCGGTCGTTTTGCGGTGGTGCCTTGGAGAAGGCGCATTGCCATCTCTCCCTCAGCTATAGGAGATCTTCAGCACTTCGTAGCCGCGATCACCCCCCGGCGTGCGCACCTCGACACTGTCACCCTCATCCTTGCCGATCAGGGCGCGCGCAATGGGCGATTTGATGTTCAAAAGACCCTTTTCGATATTGGCTTCATGCTCGCCCACGATCTGCCAGGTCTTTTCCTCATCCGTATCCTCATCGACAAGCGTCACCTTGGCACCAAACTTGATCGAGCCCGAAAGCTTGGACGGATCAATCACCTCGGCAAGGCCAAGGATGCCCTCAAGCTCCTTCACGCGCCCTTCAATGAAGCTGTGCTTTTCACGGGCGGAATGATACTCGGCATTCTCCGACAAATCGCCATGTTCACGCGCCTCTGCAATGGCCGCGATGATGGCCGGACGCTCCACGGATTTGAGCCGTTTCAGCTCAACCTCAAGGGCGTTGTGGCCCGCCCGTGTCATCGGGATCTTATCCATACTCATAGTCCCCTGTCATGGGCGCGCGCTGAGGCGACCGCCCTGCCCGTCTGTGACGAAACGTGGTATCAAAGCCGCGTCAGAGTGCCCTGAGCAGGCGGATGATTGCAAGACCGATTGCGCGGGCCGGGCACTTATCTGCGCAGTCCTCCGTGACAATTTGCCGTTTTCCCTTGGCAATGAGGTCGTGTTCTCATTGACGTCGCGACCCGCGCCGCGCTAGGCACAACAAGATCTGAATACCCGGCCCTCTGCGGCCCTGTTGCAAGGATATCCAAATGACCGAGACCGCGCGCGAAACGATGGAATATGATGTGGTGATCGTGGGGGCCGGCCCCGCAGGCCTGAGCGCTGCGATCCGCATGAAGCAGCTCAACCCCGAGGCGGAGGTTGTGGTGCTGGAAAAGGGCTCAGAAGTGGGCGCGCATATCTTGTCGGGCGCTGTTCTGGATCCTGTGGGCATCGACATGCTGATCCCCGATTGGAAGGCCAAGGGCGCGCCGATTACGGTGCCTGTGACCGATGACAAGTTCTACATGCTGGGCGAAGCGGGCGCGCTGCGCATCCCAAACTTCCCCATGCCGCCCTTGATGAGCAACCACGGCAATTACATCGTGTCGATGGGCAATGTCTGTCGCTGGATGGCCGAGCAGGCCGAGGAGCTGGGCGTGGAAATCTTCCCGGGCATGGCGTGCTCCGAGATGGTCTACGCCGAGGATGGCAGCGTCAAAGGCGTGGTGGCTGGTGAGTTTGGCCGCAACCCCGATGGCTCCGAGGGCCCCGGCTATGAGCCCGGCATGGAGCTGCACGGCAAATACGTTTTCCTGAGCGAGGGTGTGCGCGGGAGCCTGTCGAAAGAGGTGATCGCGAAATACGACCTCGCCAAGGGTAAGGAGCCTCAGAAATACGGCCTCGGGATGAAGGAAATCTGGGAGATCGACCCCGAAAAGCACAAAGAGGGCAGCGTCACTCACACGATGGGCTGGCCGCTGAACAAGAATGCGGGCGGCGGATCGTTCATCTATCACCTTGATAACAATCAGGTCTATGTGGGCTTCGTGGTCCATCTGAACTACAAGAACCCGCATCTCTTTCCCTATATGGAATTCCAGCGGTTCAAGCATCACCCGATGGTCGCGGACCTTCTCAAGGGCGGCAAGCGCGTGGCGTATGGCGCGCGGGCGATCACCGAGGGCGGCTATCAGTCGATGCCTAAGATGGTGGCACCCGGCGTGGCGCTTCTGGGCTGCTCGGTCGGCATGGTCAACGTGCCGCGCATCAAGGGCAATCACAATGCCATGCTGAGCGGGATCGCCGCTGCCGAAGCCGCCACCGCCGCGATCGCCGCCGGGCGCAGCGGCGATGAATTGAGCGATTACGAGACAGACGTGCGCACTGGCGCTATCGGCAATGACCTCAAGCGCGTGCGCAACGTGAAGCCACTCTGGTCCAAATACGGCCTTATGGCGTCGCTCACCATGGGCGGGTTCGATATGTGGACCAACACCCTGCTTGGTGCGTCGGTCTTTGGCACCATCGGTCATGGTAAATCGGATGCGGACGCGACCGAAGAGGCCTCAAAGCACAAAGAGATCGCCTATCCCAAGCCCGATGGCACGCTCAGCTTTGACCGGCTCACCAATGTCAGCTTCTCGATGACCAACCACGAGGAAAGCCAGCCTGCGCACCTGAAGCTCGCGGATGCCAGCCTCCCCGTGGCCGTCAATCTGGCGAAATATGCGGGTCCCTCGGCGCGCTATTGTCCAGCGGGTGTCTACGAATTTGTGCATGAGGACGGCAAAGATCCACGGTTTCAGATCAACTTCCAGAACTGCGTGCATTGCAAAACATGCGACATCAAAGACCCAAGCCAGAACATCACATGGACCACACCGCAAGGCGGGGACGGGCCAAACTACCCGAATATGTAAATTCGGCGTGACAATTGACTGGGGTGCGGGGTGGCGACGGCTGCCCCGCATTGCCTTGGGGGGCTCGGCAGACTACCTTGTCAGCCAACGAGCATCCCAAAAGCAGCAGGTTCCCCCGCGTGACACTCAGGTTTCTCAGCATACTCGCCCTCGCCACACCTCTCTATATCGTGCCCGCCCCCAGCGCGCAGGCGGAAGAGGCGGCAGGTGCCTATCTCGCCGCACGTCAGGCTCGCTATGAAAACGATTACGCCGAGGCGGTGAGCTATCTCACACGCGCGCTGGCGGCGGACCCGTCTAACCCCGATATTCTGGAAGCGACCGTCACATCAATGCTCGCCCTTGGACGACTTGAGACCGCCATTCCCGTGGCGCAACGGATGGAAGATGGCGGGTTGCGCAGCCAGATCC
The nucleotide sequence above comes from Roseovarius carneus. Encoded proteins:
- the greA gene encoding transcription elongation factor GreA, which translates into the protein MDKIPMTRAGHNALEVELKRLKSVERPAIIAAIAEAREHGDLSENAEYHSAREKHSFIEGRVKELEGILGLAEVIDPSKLSGSIKFGAKVTLVDEDTDEEKTWQIVGEHEANIEKGLLNIKSPIARALIGKDEGDSVEVRTPGGDRGYEVLKISYS
- a CDS encoding electron transfer flavoprotein-ubiquinone oxidoreductase, with translation MTETARETMEYDVVIVGAGPAGLSAAIRMKQLNPEAEVVVLEKGSEVGAHILSGAVLDPVGIDMLIPDWKAKGAPITVPVTDDKFYMLGEAGALRIPNFPMPPLMSNHGNYIVSMGNVCRWMAEQAEELGVEIFPGMACSEMVYAEDGSVKGVVAGEFGRNPDGSEGPGYEPGMELHGKYVFLSEGVRGSLSKEVIAKYDLAKGKEPQKYGLGMKEIWEIDPEKHKEGSVTHTMGWPLNKNAGGGSFIYHLDNNQVYVGFVVHLNYKNPHLFPYMEFQRFKHHPMVADLLKGGKRVAYGARAITEGGYQSMPKMVAPGVALLGCSVGMVNVPRIKGNHNAMLSGIAAAEAATAAIAAGRSGDELSDYETDVRTGAIGNDLKRVRNVKPLWSKYGLMASLTMGGFDMWTNTLLGASVFGTIGHGKSDADATEEASKHKEIAYPKPDGTLSFDRLTNVSFSMTNHEESQPAHLKLADASLPVAVNLAKYAGPSARYCPAGVYEFVHEDGKDPRFQINFQNCVHCKTCDIKDPSQNITWTTPQGGDGPNYPNM